From a region of the Tateyamaria omphalii genome:
- a CDS encoding ABC transporter ATP-binding protein, protein MSLLSSNGAIARVLSFAIRLWARRPGLVAAILSLVLISTAADVTIPVITGRLVAAVSEGASPWLSFATLLGLGVVSIGGKILSYFAIIALTVPTMRTAEQEAFARVQRLPADWHANAFAGSTVRQITRGAWALDDMADVLLLALLPSALVLLGTIGTLASFRWDIGLIAAAGALLFLGLSLTLTLTWVAPAARLSNAQDSRVSGALADAITSNPVVRAHAGEAREDSRLGRVLSKWAHRTRRTWRRGTWSGLVQDSSLWMLRGAVLGGALLAFVQGAAGAGEIAFVVSALGMMDGYLRQMGNHVRMLQKSINDAEELVELMATKPEQEVVHQPAKALPARAAGLAFDNVTYGYAGAATPLFVDLNLSIPAGQKVGLVGRSGSGKTTFVKLIQRIHEVTEGAIMLGGVDIAQVPLHALRRHIALVPQEPVLFHRSLAENIAYARPGATPSEVREAAERAGAASFIQKLPKGYGTAVGERGVKLSGGERQRVAIARAFLSDAPVLVMDEATSSLDSEAEARVAEAAERLMEGRTTLVIAHRLATVERMDRILVFDQGRIVEDGTPAELMARKDGLYRALRARQTLAA, encoded by the coding sequence ATGTCTCTGTTGTCCTCCAATGGCGCCATTGCGCGCGTTCTGTCCTTCGCCATACGCCTCTGGGCCCGCCGTCCCGGCCTTGTTGCCGCCATCCTGTCGCTCGTGCTGATCTCTACGGCGGCGGACGTCACGATCCCCGTGATCACGGGACGCCTTGTCGCGGCCGTGTCCGAAGGCGCATCGCCATGGCTGTCCTTTGCCACTCTGCTCGGCCTCGGCGTCGTCTCGATCGGGGGCAAGATCCTGAGCTACTTCGCAATCATCGCTCTGACCGTGCCAACCATGCGCACGGCGGAACAAGAGGCGTTTGCACGCGTGCAACGCTTGCCCGCAGACTGGCACGCCAATGCGTTCGCCGGTTCAACGGTGCGGCAGATCACGCGCGGCGCCTGGGCGCTTGACGACATGGCCGACGTGCTGCTGTTGGCACTTTTGCCGTCTGCGCTCGTGCTGTTGGGCACCATTGGCACGCTTGCCTCCTTCCGCTGGGACATTGGTCTGATTGCAGCCGCCGGGGCGCTGCTGTTCCTTGGCCTGTCATTGACGCTGACCCTGACTTGGGTGGCACCCGCGGCGCGGCTGTCGAACGCACAGGACAGCCGTGTGTCGGGCGCGCTCGCCGACGCCATCACCTCGAACCCCGTCGTGCGGGCGCACGCTGGCGAAGCGCGCGAGGACTCGCGGCTGGGCCGGGTCCTGTCGAAATGGGCGCACCGCACGCGGCGCACCTGGCGGCGCGGCACGTGGTCCGGTCTGGTGCAGGACAGCTCCCTCTGGATGCTGCGGGGGGCCGTGTTGGGCGGCGCGCTTCTGGCCTTCGTGCAGGGGGCGGCGGGCGCGGGTGAGATCGCCTTCGTCGTGTCGGCCCTGGGCATGATGGACGGCTATCTGCGCCAGATGGGCAACCATGTCCGCATGTTGCAAAAGTCGATCAACGACGCCGAAGAGCTGGTGGAGCTGATGGCTACAAAGCCGGAACAGGAGGTCGTGCATCAACCGGCAAAAGCGTTGCCTGCGCGCGCGGCTGGGCTCGCCTTTGACAACGTCACTTACGGCTACGCAGGCGCTGCCACGCCGCTCTTCGTCGACCTGAACCTCTCGATCCCCGCGGGGCAAAAGGTGGGTCTCGTGGGTCGGTCTGGCTCGGGCAAGACGACGTTTGTCAAGCTGATCCAGCGGATCCATGAGGTGACGGAGGGTGCCATCATGCTGGGCGGTGTGGACATTGCCCAGGTCCCGCTTCACGCACTGCGCCGCCATATCGCATTGGTGCCGCAAGAGCCGGTGCTGTTTCACCGCTCGCTTGCGGAAAACATCGCCTATGCGCGGCCGGGTGCGACCCCGTCCGAAGTGCGCGAAGCGGCAGAACGGGCCGGGGCCGCAAGCTTTATCCAGAAGCTGCCCAAGGGCTACGGCACGGCGGTGGGCGAGCGCGGCGTGAAACTCTCGGGAGGCGAGCGCCAGCGCGTCGCCATCGCGCGGGCCTTTCTGTCTGACGCCCCGGTGCTGGTGATGGACGAGGCGACCTCGTCACTCGATTCCGAGGCTGAGGCGCGCGTGGCCGAAGCCGCCGAACGGCTGATGGAGGGGCGCACGACGCTCGTCATTGCCCACCGGCTGGCCACCGTCGAACGGATGGACCGGATCCTGGTCTTCGATCAGGGCCGCATCGTCGAGGATGGGACGCCCGCCGAGCTTATGGCGCGCAAAGACGGCCTTTACCGCGCCTTGCGGGCCCGTCAGACGCTGGCGGCTTGA
- the groL gene encoding chaperonin GroEL (60 kDa chaperone family; promotes refolding of misfolded polypeptides especially under stressful conditions; forms two stacked rings of heptamers to form a barrel-shaped 14mer; ends can be capped by GroES; misfolded proteins enter the barrel where they are refolded when GroES binds): MAKDVKFDTDARGRMLKGVNILADAVKVTLGPKGRNVVLDKSFGAPRITKDGVSVAKEIELEDKFENMGAQMVKEVAQRTNDEAGDGTTTATVLAQAIVKEGMKSVAAGMNPMDLKRGIDMATAKVVEAIKSASREVNDSAEVAQVGTISANGEAEIGQQIADAMQKVGNEGVITVEENKGLETETDVVEGMQFDRGYLSPYFVTNADKMTAELEDCMILLHEKKLSSLQPMVPLLESVIQSQKPLLIIAEDVEGEALATLVVNKLRGGLKIAAVKAPGFGDRRKAMLQDIAILTGGQVISEDLGMKLENVTMDMLGTAKRLQITKDETTVIDGNGEKAEIEARVAQIRGQIEETTSDYDREKLQERVAKLAGGVAVIRVGGMTEVEVKERKDRVDDALNATRAAVQEGVVVGGGVALVQAAKSLDGLTGENNDQNVGISIVRKAIESPLRQIAENAGVDGAVVAGKIRESDDLSFGFNAQTEEYGDMFAFGVIDPAKVVRTALQDAASVASLLITTEAMVADKPAKEGAGGAPGGMPDMGGMGGMM; the protein is encoded by the coding sequence ATGGCTAAGGACGTCAAATTCGACACAGATGCCCGCGGGCGCATGCTGAAAGGCGTGAACATTCTGGCTGACGCCGTCAAAGTGACACTGGGCCCCAAAGGCCGCAACGTGGTGCTGGACAAATCCTTTGGCGCACCGCGCATCACCAAGGACGGTGTGTCGGTTGCCAAGGAAATCGAACTGGAAGACAAGTTCGAAAACATGGGCGCGCAAATGGTCAAAGAAGTGGCCCAGCGTACCAACGACGAAGCGGGTGACGGCACAACGACCGCAACCGTACTGGCCCAGGCCATCGTCAAGGAAGGCATGAAATCGGTTGCCGCCGGCATGAACCCGATGGACCTCAAGCGCGGCATCGACATGGCGACAGCCAAAGTCGTTGAAGCCATCAAATCCGCCTCGCGCGAAGTGAACGACAGCGCCGAAGTGGCACAGGTCGGCACCATCTCCGCCAACGGCGAAGCCGAGATCGGCCAGCAGATCGCAGACGCGATGCAGAAGGTCGGCAACGAAGGTGTCATCACCGTCGAGGAAAACAAGGGTCTGGAAACAGAAACCGACGTCGTCGAAGGTATGCAATTCGACCGCGGCTACCTGTCGCCGTACTTCGTGACCAATGCGGACAAGATGACCGCCGAGCTTGAAGACTGCATGATCCTCCTGCACGAGAAGAAACTGTCGTCGCTGCAGCCGATGGTTCCGCTGCTCGAGTCGGTGATCCAGTCGCAGAAACCGCTGCTGATCATCGCGGAAGACGTCGAAGGCGAAGCGCTGGCAACTTTGGTTGTGAACAAACTGCGCGGCGGCCTGAAGATCGCAGCCGTCAAAGCGCCCGGCTTCGGCGACCGCCGCAAGGCCATGTTGCAGGACATCGCGATCCTGACCGGTGGCCAGGTGATCTCCGAAGATCTGGGCATGAAGCTCGAGAACGTGACCATGGACATGCTGGGCACTGCCAAGCGTCTTCAGATCACCAAAGACGAGACCACTGTCATCGACGGCAATGGCGAGAAAGCCGAGATCGAGGCACGCGTTGCCCAGATCCGCGGCCAGATCGAAGAAACCACGTCCGACTACGACCGTGAGAAGCTGCAAGAGCGCGTTGCCAAACTGGCAGGCGGTGTTGCCGTGATCCGCGTCGGCGGCATGACCGAAGTGGAAGTGAAAGAGCGTAAGGACCGCGTCGATGACGCCCTGAACGCAACCCGCGCTGCTGTGCAGGAAGGTGTTGTCGTCGGTGGTGGTGTTGCTCTGGTCCAGGCGGCCAAGTCGCTCGACGGCCTGACCGGTGAAAACAACGACCAGAACGTCGGCATCTCGATCGTGCGCAAGGCGATTGAATCGCCGCTGCGCCAGATCGCCGAAAACGCCGGTGTCGATGGTGCCGTGGTTGCTGGCAAGATCCGCGAAAGCGATGACCTGTCCTTTGGCTTCAACGCCCAGACCGAAGAATATGGCGATATGTTCGCTTTCGGTGTGATCGACCCTGCCAAAGTGGTCCGCACGGCTCTGCAAGACGCAGCCTCGGTCGCGTCGCTGCTGATCACGACCGAAGCCATGGTGGCCGACAAGCCCGCCAAAGAAGGCGCGGGCGGTGCACCCGGCGGCATGCCCGACATGGGCGGCATGGGCGGCATGATGTAA
- a CDS encoding co-chaperone GroES codes for MALKPLHDRVLVRRTESEEKTAGGLIIPDSAKEKPSEGEIVSAGPGARKDSGELIEMAVKGGDKVLFGKWSGTEVTIDGEELLMMKESDIMGIIE; via the coding sequence ATGGCATTGAAACCGCTTCATGACCGCGTGCTGGTACGCCGCACAGAAAGCGAAGAGAAAACCGCTGGCGGGCTGATCATTCCCGATAGCGCCAAGGAAAAGCCAAGCGAAGGCGAGATTGTCTCCGCAGGCCCCGGCGCCCGGAAAGACAGCGGCGAGCTGATCGAAATGGCTGTGAAAGGCGGCGACAAGGTGCTGTTTGGCAAATGGTCCGGCACCGAGGTCACCATCGACGGCGAAGAGCTGCTGATGATGAAAGAAAGCGACATCATGGGGATCATCGAGTAA
- a CDS encoding TraB/GumN family protein has protein sequence MRTLFKYALCAMAMMAPVALHAACSGADLRPQLSTEARAEIAERTAALPFPEGNHWRATRGDQTITVIGTMHLHDPRMNDIVDRLAPTLASTDLLLVEITAEEEAALLNAVSTDPTIAFITDGPSLIDRVSPKIWAVLAEAAQKRGVPPFMAAKYQPWFLSMTLSIAPCAMADLHAGRVGLDKMIMAKARQADVPIMALETHREMIDLLAADPVDEQVRFLPLAAQMEGTVDDATATTIAAYFEEQHGALLAFSRVFTRDQIDFPPAEFEALFDEMMGTLLDRRNLLWMDRIDARDERSIVIAVGAAHLGGETGVLKQLETRGFTLQRQPF, from the coding sequence ATGCGGACCCTATTCAAATACGCGCTTTGCGCCATGGCGATGATGGCGCCTGTGGCGCTGCATGCCGCCTGTTCCGGAGCCGATCTGCGCCCGCAGCTGAGCACCGAGGCACGCGCAGAGATTGCCGAGCGCACCGCCGCCCTGCCCTTTCCCGAAGGCAACCACTGGCGCGCAACCCGCGGGGACCAGACCATTACCGTGATCGGTACGATGCACCTGCATGATCCGCGCATGAATGACATCGTGGATCGACTGGCCCCGACGCTGGCGTCCACCGACCTTTTGCTGGTTGAAATCACAGCCGAAGAAGAAGCCGCGCTGCTCAACGCTGTCTCGACCGATCCGACCATCGCCTTTATCACCGACGGACCCAGCCTGATCGACCGCGTGTCGCCCAAAATATGGGCCGTGCTGGCCGAAGCTGCGCAAAAGCGGGGCGTGCCGCCGTTCATGGCGGCCAAGTACCAGCCGTGGTTCCTGTCCATGACGCTTTCCATCGCGCCCTGTGCCATGGCCGATTTGCACGCTGGCAGGGTGGGACTGGACAAGATGATCATGGCAAAGGCCCGCCAGGCAGATGTGCCGATCATGGCGCTGGAAACCCATCGCGAGATGATTGATCTGCTGGCCGCCGACCCGGTCGACGAACAGGTACGGTTCCTACCGCTTGCCGCACAGATGGAAGGCACGGTCGATGACGCCACCGCCACGACCATTGCGGCCTATTTTGAGGAGCAGCATGGCGCGCTGCTGGCCTTTTCCCGCGTGTTCACCCGCGATCAGATCGATTTTCCGCCCGCAGAATTCGAAGCCTTGTTTGACGAAATGATGGGCACACTTCTGGACCGGCGAAACCTGCTGTGGATGGACCGGATTGATGCGCGCGACGAGCGGAGCATCGTCATCGCCGTGGGTGCGGCACATCTGGGGGGCGAGACAGGGGTGCTGAAGCAGTTGGAGACACGCGGGTTCACATTGCAACGGCAGCCGTTCTAA
- a CDS encoding DUF2161 domain-containing phosphodiesterase → MTTRETDLYPPIKSFLEGQGYVVKSEVGAADVVAVRGGEAPVIVELKLGFSLALVHQCVARLSVSDDVYMAVERGKGKRFLKAIKDMTRLCRRLGLGLMTVRLSDGLVQVHCDPGPYAPRKNAKRQGRLLKEFASRQGDPNDGGQTRVGLITAYRQDALKLAMFLYEVGASKGADVARETGVTRATQMMRDDHYGWFEKVETGVYGLTPKGADAVAQSGQVLGA, encoded by the coding sequence GTGACGACCCGCGAAACCGACCTTTACCCACCTATCAAGTCCTTTCTCGAAGGGCAGGGATATGTCGTGAAATCAGAGGTCGGCGCGGCCGATGTTGTCGCCGTCCGTGGCGGTGAGGCGCCGGTGATCGTGGAGCTGAAACTCGGCTTCTCGCTGGCACTTGTGCATCAATGCGTGGCGCGCCTGTCGGTCAGCGACGATGTCTACATGGCCGTCGAACGCGGCAAGGGGAAGCGGTTTCTCAAGGCGATCAAGGACATGACGCGCCTGTGTCGGCGTCTCGGGCTTGGGCTGATGACGGTGCGGCTGTCGGATGGGCTGGTGCAGGTGCATTGCGACCCGGGACCGTACGCGCCGCGCAAGAACGCCAAACGGCAGGGGCGGTTGTTGAAAGAGTTCGCGTCCCGGCAGGGCGACCCAAACGATGGCGGCCAGACCCGCGTCGGACTGATCACGGCGTACCGCCAGGACGCGCTGAAACTGGCGATGTTCCTTTACGAAGTGGGGGCGAGCAAGGGCGCCGATGTGGCCCGGGAAACGGGGGTCACGCGCGCCACCCAGATGATGCGCGATGATCACTATGGCTGGTTCGAAAAGGTCGAAACAGGCGTTTATGGCCTGACGCCCAAGGGGGCGGACGCCGTGGCGCAGTCTGGTCAGGTCCTGGGCGCGTAG
- a CDS encoding manganese-dependent inorganic pyrophosphatase has translation MSTLVFGHKSPDTDSTGSPIIWAWYLNEIKGVEAEPVLLGEPNTEAAFVLNKWDLPKPRIIDGVDADQPVVIVDTNNPAELPDAINDADITAIIDHHKLVGGLETKGPIDIRIEPVACTATIMWKMIGKDMAQMPTGVKGAMLSCILSDTLEFRSPTTTQEDKAIAWDLSKDLGVDMSAYASEMFEAKSDVSAFSDAELLRMDSKEYAVDGTQFRVSVLETTAPKLVLDRKDSLMSSMVDVAKEDGADEVLLFVVDILNEEATMLIPNDRVKGVAEKSFDATVSGDTVVLPGVMSRKKQIIPNLKV, from the coding sequence ATGAGCACGCTTGTTTTTGGCCATAAATCCCCCGACACCGATTCCACCGGATCGCCCATCATCTGGGCCTGGTATCTGAACGAGATCAAAGGGGTCGAGGCAGAGCCCGTGCTGCTGGGCGAACCCAACACCGAAGCGGCCTTTGTTCTTAACAAGTGGGACCTGCCCAAGCCGCGCATCATCGACGGCGTGGACGCAGACCAGCCCGTGGTCATCGTGGATACCAACAACCCGGCCGAGTTGCCCGACGCGATCAACGATGCTGACATTACTGCCATAATCGACCACCACAAGCTGGTCGGCGGGCTGGAAACCAAGGGGCCCATCGACATCCGCATCGAGCCTGTCGCGTGCACCGCCACGATCATGTGGAAAATGATCGGCAAGGACATGGCGCAGATGCCCACGGGCGTCAAAGGCGCGATGCTGTCCTGCATCCTGTCCGACACGCTGGAATTCCGCTCGCCCACCACAACGCAGGAAGACAAGGCGATTGCCTGGGACCTGTCCAAGGACCTGGGCGTGGACATGTCGGCCTATGCATCCGAGATGTTCGAGGCGAAGTCGGACGTGTCGGCGTTTTCTGACGCCGAACTTTTGCGCATGGACAGCAAGGAATACGCGGTCGACGGGACACAATTCCGGGTCTCCGTGCTGGAAACCACAGCGCCCAAGCTGGTGCTGGACCGCAAAGACAGCCTGATGTCGTCCATGGTCGATGTCGCGAAAGAGGATGGCGCGGACGAGGTTCTGCTCTTTGTCGTCGATATCCTGAACGAGGAAGCCACGATGCTGATCCCAAATGACCGCGTTAAGGGCGTGGCAGAGAAAAGCTTTGACGCCACCGTGTCCGGCGACACCGTCGTTTTGCCCGGCGTCATGAGCCGCAAGAAACAGATCATTCCGAACCTCAAAGTCTGA
- a CDS encoding crotonase/enoyl-CoA hydratase family protein, producing MRRRATGPPYLFVQASRQREDIMRTIKTEKDGRIGRIILNRPEVMNAIDDDLPRELQAAVEAFDTDRDVHVMVLSGAGKAFCAGYDLAHYAQDPENKITQDMPWDPMQDYQFMWANTQCFMSLFRAMKPVIAKVHGFAVAGGSDIALCCDMVVMEDTAQIGYMPARVWGCPTTAMWVYRLGPERAKRMLLTGDKISGTEAAEMGLVLKAVPADELDAEVNALAARMASVPINQLAMNKMVINQTLEATITQTQRLATVFDGITRHSPEGLNFKARSETVGWKQAVKERDRGLYDWTRDHPLNDPDRRAD from the coding sequence ATGCGAAGGCGGGCAACTGGCCCGCCTTACCTTTTTGTGCAAGCCTCCCGTCAAAGGGAGGACATCATGCGCACCATCAAGACAGAGAAAGATGGCCGGATCGGTCGCATCATCCTGAACCGTCCAGAGGTGATGAATGCCATCGACGACGATCTGCCCCGCGAATTGCAGGCGGCGGTGGAGGCGTTCGATACGGACCGCGACGTGCATGTGATGGTCCTGTCGGGCGCAGGAAAAGCCTTTTGCGCAGGCTACGATCTCGCGCATTACGCCCAGGACCCCGAGAACAAGATCACGCAAGACATGCCTTGGGACCCTATGCAGGACTATCAGTTCATGTGGGCCAACACCCAATGCTTCATGTCGCTGTTCCGCGCTATGAAGCCGGTGATCGCAAAAGTGCATGGGTTCGCTGTGGCTGGCGGGTCTGACATCGCCCTGTGTTGCGACATGGTGGTGATGGAGGACACCGCCCAGATCGGCTACATGCCTGCCCGCGTGTGGGGGTGTCCAACGACGGCGATGTGGGTCTACCGGCTGGGGCCGGAACGCGCCAAGCGGATGCTGCTGACAGGCGACAAGATCAGTGGAACCGAGGCCGCTGAGATGGGGCTGGTGCTGAAAGCCGTACCTGCTGATGAACTGGACGCAGAGGTCAACGCGCTGGCTGCCCGCATGGCGTCCGTGCCGATCAACCAGCTTGCGATGAACAAGATGGTCATCAATCAGACGCTTGAAGCGACGATCACCCAGACCCAGCGCCTGGCAACCGTGTTCGACGGCATCACGCGCCATTCGCCGGAGGGTTTGAACTTCAAGGCGCGCTCTGAAACCGTGGGCTGGAAACAGGCGGTGAAAGAACGCGATAGGGGTCTATATGACTGGACGCGGGACCATCCGCTGAACGACCCGGATCGTCGCGCCGACTAG
- a CDS encoding TIGR01459 family HAD-type hydrolase, translated as MAQIITSLSEISDRYDALFVDLWGCVHNGVKALPEAVAALQEYRVKGGKVVLVTNSPRPRAGVQKQLVHFGVPDDAWDTIATSGDSARAAMFRGVVGNKVYFIGQPGEEKFFQPIGVIKDPVQIDMVDLKDAEGIVCTGPRDPMADPDVMRPEFLMAKQLGLKLLCANPDIVVDRGDVREWCAGALAKLYTEMGGESLYFGKPHPPIYDLARRRLAELGVDVPDSGILAIGDGVLTDIAGAMGEDIDSLFISGGLAAAETKTSHQPDADALSDYLKTEKSAPTFAIGHLR; from the coding sequence ATGGCCCAGATCATCACTTCCCTATCCGAGATTTCTGACCGTTACGACGCGCTGTTCGTGGACCTTTGGGGGTGCGTGCACAACGGGGTCAAGGCGCTGCCAGAGGCGGTCGCGGCCCTGCAAGAGTATCGCGTCAAGGGCGGTAAGGTGGTGCTGGTCACCAACTCGCCCCGTCCGCGTGCGGGCGTGCAGAAACAGCTGGTGCATTTCGGTGTGCCGGATGATGCGTGGGACACGATCGCCACGTCCGGCGACAGCGCCCGTGCGGCCATGTTTCGCGGTGTGGTCGGCAACAAGGTCTATTTCATCGGGCAACCGGGGGAGGAGAAATTCTTTCAACCCATCGGCGTGATCAAGGACCCGGTACAGATCGACATGGTGGATCTTAAAGACGCCGAAGGGATCGTCTGCACCGGTCCGCGCGATCCGATGGCCGACCCGGACGTGATGCGGCCCGAATTTTTGATGGCCAAGCAATTGGGGCTGAAGCTGCTTTGTGCAAACCCCGACATCGTCGTGGACCGGGGTGACGTGCGCGAGTGGTGTGCGGGAGCGTTGGCGAAACTCTATACCGAAATGGGCGGCGAGAGCCTGTATTTCGGCAAGCCGCATCCGCCGATCTACGATCTGGCACGGCGGCGGTTGGCTGAGCTGGGCGTGGACGTGCCGGACAGTGGCATTCTGGCCATCGGGGATGGGGTGCTGACTGACATCGCCGGGGCGATGGGGGAGGACATTGATTCTCTGTTCATTTCCGGCGGGTTGGCAGCGGCGGAAACAAAAACGTCGCACCAGCCCGATGCGGATGCGCTAAGTGATTATCTGAAAACAGAAAAATCTGCGCCAACTTTCGCCATAGGACATCTTCGCTGA